A region of Shewanella psychromarinicola DNA encodes the following proteins:
- a CDS encoding helix-turn-helix transcriptional regulator has product MENLADTQGQSWLAAMKDEHISRALILIHQEPFKKWNLAILAIECGMSRSSLAERFNHYVGQPPMQYINRWRMQLASKLLSDGMSIVCVAEHVGYSSESAFQKAFKRYVGLTAGEWRAKQQKMLTNS; this is encoded by the coding sequence ATGGAAAATCTTGCGGACACGCAGGGCCAAAGTTGGCTCGCGGCCATGAAAGATGAGCACATAAGCCGGGCGCTGATATTGATCCATCAAGAGCCGTTTAAAAAATGGAACCTAGCAATACTCGCTATTGAGTGTGGCATGTCCCGCTCATCACTGGCGGAGCGATTTAATCATTATGTTGGACAACCACCGATGCAATATATCAATCGCTGGAGAATGCAACTGGCTTCAAAGCTATTATCTGATGGCATGAGTATTGTGTGCGTTGCTGAGCACGTGGGTTATAGTTCAGAATCGGCCTTTCAAAAAGCCTTTAAACGTTATGTTGGCCTGACTGCTGGCGAATGGCGAGCCAAACAACAAAAAATGCTGACAAATAGTTAA
- a CDS encoding type II toxin-antitoxin system HipA family toxin, which produces MSRELVEVYADWYPIEKPILIGQLAYSDSSRGGVFSFAYDKAFLTSPYCLQIDPLLTLHSGELYNDDADKNFRAFVDSAPDRWGRILMQRRAAIECRKRIRPSNRLTELDYLLGVHDSYRMGGIRFKKSGSHNFLDNNTDFTAPPMASLRELEHAAIQIEKDDNIESDEYYHWLKMLISPGSSLGGARPKACVTDERNHLWIAKFPNLNDTCDVGAWEMVCYELALAAGVEMCPSEIRKFSTQHHTFLTKRFDRIGSKRLHFSSAMTQLQYYDGEHSHGASYLEIAEFLSNQGSQTKADLAQLWRRIVFNIAVSNTDDHLRNHGFLLTGKGWKLSPAYDLNPIVGKQGLHLNITESDNALDYQLAFDVIDFFRLTQIEATQIYDEVLNAVKQWQQVAQRLGISRAEQTMKQEAFNV; this is translated from the coding sequence ATGAGCCGAGAATTGGTAGAAGTATATGCTGATTGGTATCCAATCGAGAAGCCGATATTAATTGGTCAGCTGGCATATAGTGATTCAAGCCGAGGCGGTGTCTTTAGCTTTGCCTACGATAAAGCCTTTTTAACATCACCATACTGTTTGCAAATTGACCCCTTGCTTACTCTGCATTCAGGTGAGTTATACAATGATGACGCCGATAAAAACTTTCGCGCCTTTGTAGATTCAGCCCCAGATCGCTGGGGTCGTATTCTTATGCAGCGGAGAGCGGCTATTGAATGTCGTAAACGTATTAGACCGAGCAATCGTTTAACTGAACTGGATTATTTACTCGGTGTGCATGACTCCTACCGAATGGGTGGTATTCGCTTTAAAAAATCAGGCTCCCATAATTTTTTGGATAACAACACCGATTTTACCGCGCCACCAATGGCATCATTACGTGAGTTAGAGCATGCCGCCATTCAAATCGAAAAAGACGATAATATAGAAAGTGACGAATATTATCACTGGCTGAAAATGCTTATTTCTCCGGGCTCTTCTTTGGGTGGAGCAAGGCCAAAGGCCTGCGTCACTGACGAGAGAAATCACCTGTGGATTGCCAAATTTCCAAATTTAAATGATACCTGTGATGTAGGCGCATGGGAGATGGTGTGCTACGAACTTGCGTTAGCGGCCGGCGTTGAAATGTGTCCTAGTGAGATCCGAAAATTTTCGACGCAGCACCATACCTTTTTGACCAAACGTTTTGATCGGATTGGTAGTAAACGTCTGCATTTTTCATCAGCAATGACTCAACTTCAGTATTATGATGGTGAGCATTCGCACGGTGCCAGTTATCTTGAAATAGCCGAGTTTCTTTCTAACCAGGGATCACAAACGAAAGCCGATCTTGCCCAATTATGGCGACGGATAGTGTTTAATATTGCAGTGTCTAATACAGACGATCACCTTCGCAATCATGGTTTTCTATTAACAGGCAAGGGGTGGAAGCTATCACCCGCTTACGATTTAAACCCCATAGTGGGTAAACAAGGACTTCACCTGAACATTACAGAATCAGACAATGCGTTGGACTATCAGCTTGCATTTGATGTAATCGATTTTTTTAGGCTAACTCAAATCGAAGCAACACAAATTTACGATGAGGTTTTAAATGCAGTGAAGCAGTGGCAGCAAGTTGCCCAGCGTTTAGGGATCAGTCGGGCAGAGCAAACCATGAAGCAAGAAGCCTTTAATGTTTGA
- the tnpA gene encoding IS66 family insertion sequence element accessory protein TnpA: MSKNDKIQYWQRIFQQQTESKLTKAEFCKTNDLTLSTFYAWTKKLNPHSSSTKQKVVPLIFPEIKPDQPLTLALPNGYLFSFPASLAPSKLQQFLRVLSA; this comes from the coding sequence ATGTCAAAAAACGATAAAATACAATACTGGCAACGCATTTTTCAGCAGCAAACTGAAAGTAAATTAACCAAAGCTGAATTTTGTAAAACCAATGACTTAACCCTATCTACATTTTATGCGTGGACTAAAAAACTTAACCCGCATTCGTCATCAACTAAGCAAAAAGTGGTGCCGCTGATTTTTCCTGAAATTAAACCTGACCAGCCACTCACGCTGGCATTGCCCAACGGCTATCTGTTTTCTTTTCCAGCCTCATTAGCGCCAAGCAAATTACAACAATTTTTACGCGTGCTATCAGCATGA
- a CDS encoding helix-turn-helix domain-containing protein, whose protein sequence is MARRDLHSVLFPKQRKILTLFGEDLLLAMKRRGLTKKTLCERTGFDHKTVNKVFDGDPGVAIGTYLKIMAVLGMENNFSELAAHDELGIKLQNIKLLEGSA, encoded by the coding sequence ATGGCAAGGCGAGACTTACATAGTGTGCTGTTTCCAAAGCAGCGCAAAATTCTCACTCTTTTTGGTGAGGATTTGCTGCTAGCGATGAAGAGACGTGGATTGACAAAAAAAACGCTCTGCGAGCGAACCGGGTTTGACCATAAAACCGTGAACAAAGTGTTTGATGGTGATCCGGGCGTGGCTATAGGAACCTATTTGAAAATTATGGCTGTGCTGGGCATGGAAAACAATTTTTCTGAACTGGCTGCGCATGACGAATTAGGCATTAAGCTGCAAAACATTAAACTACTGGAAGGTTCAGCATGA
- a CDS encoding cupin domain-containing protein gives MDILSKVLDTIHIKGALYFEVEAAEPWVLVNPTMNLIGSFMLTEVEHVIPFHIMLDGNGWVKSDNKLMAPSRLESGDVVMFPKGSSHSLTSNINNWQGIAADARFYQQTAAKKQPFTLVKIGEEGERSKLICGYIGFNAQPLNPLLKTLPDMLVVKEHVGSEGVMK, from the coding sequence ATGGATATATTGTCAAAAGTACTCGATACCATACATATAAAAGGTGCGCTCTATTTTGAAGTGGAAGCGGCAGAGCCATGGGTATTAGTTAATCCAACGATGAATTTAATTGGTTCTTTTATGTTGACCGAAGTAGAACATGTTATTCCTTTTCATATTATGTTGGACGGCAACGGCTGGGTAAAATCTGACAATAAGCTGATGGCACCATCAAGACTTGAATCTGGCGACGTCGTTATGTTTCCTAAGGGTTCAAGCCATTCCTTGACATCCAACATCAATAATTGGCAGGGAATAGCAGCGGATGCCCGTTTTTATCAACAAACTGCTGCAAAAAAACAACCGTTTACATTAGTAAAAATTGGTGAAGAAGGTGAGCGCTCAAAACTTATTTGCGGCTATATCGGTTTTAATGCCCAGCCCTTAAATCCGCTGTTAAAGACCTTACCAGACATGCTGGTGGTCAAAGAGCATGTGGGTAGTGAGGGGGTGATGAAGTAA
- the tnpB gene encoding IS66 family insertion sequence element accessory protein TnpB (TnpB, as the term is used for proteins encoded by IS66 family insertion elements, is considered an accessory protein, since TnpC, encoded by a neighboring gene, is a DDE family transposase.), translating into MTPHKQIYLVTGHTDMRKAIDGLSLIVSDVLEMDPLNQAWFIFCNRHRDKIKILFWDTNGFWLYYRRLEKGRFKWPGANDEQDALTINQHQLNWLLSGLSLEVSHGHKPLNGLTVR; encoded by the coding sequence ATGACACCACATAAGCAGATCTATCTTGTTACCGGCCATACCGACATGCGTAAAGCCATTGATGGCTTATCTTTAATCGTCAGTGATGTATTGGAAATGGATCCGTTGAATCAAGCCTGGTTTATTTTTTGTAATCGCCACCGGGACAAAATTAAGATTTTATTTTGGGATACTAATGGTTTTTGGCTTTACTATCGGCGGCTAGAAAAAGGTCGCTTTAAGTGGCCTGGCGCTAACGACGAACAAGACGCGCTGACAATCAACCAGCATCAGCTAAATTGGTTACTATCAGGCTTATCGTTAGAAGTATCCCATGGGCATAAACCCTTAAATGGCCTGACAGTGAGGTGA
- a CDS encoding FAD-binding oxidoreductase gives MNTIRFKKMDGTAVALKKSDINSSLSGEIIMPDSEKYDDARALWNGMIDKKPSLFVRVSDEQAVVKAVNFARTHGILLAIKSGGHNIAGKALADGGLVIDFQAMTDVIVNQQQQTVKVSPGATLADVDKATQQYGLLVPTGINSTTGIAGLTLGGGFGWTTRKFGLTIDSLRSAKLVIATGELLEVNANQHADLFWAIRGGSSNFGVVTEFEFNLHLAGPEVLAGMVVHPFNDVKNVLQQYQAAIDKAPEELSCWVVMRKAPPLPFLPEEWHGKEVVVLAMCYVGDIAQGQAATAEIRKIGQPIADVVGPMPFVDWQAAFDPLLAEGARNYWKSLDMAQLNTETVTEIAHAIQTLPSDECEIFIAHLGGAMTKVAPHATPWLNRNAHFTMNIHTRWQHAQDDDLCRQWARQLHAKLTQYSMGSIYVNFIPEGDDNSIGEAYGSNFARLKSIKQQFDPANLFRINQNIVP, from the coding sequence ATGAATACAATACGTTTTAAAAAAATGGATGGCACGGCTGTAGCCTTAAAGAAAAGCGACATTAACAGCTCTCTATCGGGAGAGATCATCATGCCTGACTCAGAAAAATATGATGACGCCCGCGCCCTATGGAATGGCATGATAGATAAAAAACCGAGTTTATTTGTTCGCGTTAGCGATGAACAAGCGGTAGTCAAAGCTGTCAATTTCGCCCGTACCCATGGCATTTTGTTAGCGATAAAATCGGGCGGCCATAATATCGCCGGTAAGGCATTAGCGGACGGTGGACTGGTAATTGATTTTCAAGCGATGACAGATGTTATCGTTAACCAACAACAGCAAACCGTCAAAGTCAGTCCCGGCGCAACCTTAGCGGATGTAGACAAGGCGACGCAACAATATGGTCTGCTGGTGCCAACTGGGATCAATTCAACCACGGGGATTGCGGGGTTGACCCTAGGTGGTGGTTTTGGCTGGACAACCCGAAAATTTGGTTTAACCATCGATAGTCTGCGCTCGGCTAAGCTGGTTATCGCAACAGGCGAACTACTCGAGGTTAATGCTAATCAACATGCCGATCTCTTTTGGGCAATACGGGGTGGTAGCAGTAATTTTGGTGTGGTCACTGAATTTGAATTTAATTTGCATCTAGCTGGCCCAGAGGTATTAGCCGGCATGGTAGTGCACCCCTTTAATGATGTGAAAAACGTGCTGCAACAGTATCAAGCCGCCATCGATAAGGCTCCTGAAGAACTCAGTTGTTGGGTGGTGATGCGCAAAGCACCACCTTTACCGTTTTTACCGGAAGAGTGGCATGGTAAAGAAGTGGTAGTATTGGCTATGTGTTATGTGGGCGATATTGCCCAAGGTCAGGCTGCCACAGCAGAAATTAGAAAAATTGGCCAACCCATTGCCGACGTGGTGGGGCCGATGCCGTTTGTTGATTGGCAAGCCGCATTTGATCCCTTGTTAGCCGAAGGCGCCAGAAATTATTGGAAAAGTCTTGATATGGCGCAGCTCAACACTGAAACCGTGACCGAAATAGCACACGCCATCCAAACCTTACCCAGCGATGAGTGTGAAATTTTTATTGCTCACCTTGGCGGGGCGATGACAAAGGTGGCGCCGCACGCAACGCCCTGGCTCAATCGTAATGCACACTTCACCATGAATATTCACACCCGCTGGCAACATGCACAAGACGACGATCTTTGTCGACAATGGGCGCGGCAGTTACATGCAAAGTTAACTCAATATTCAATGGGCAGTATTTACGTGAATTTTATCCCAGAAGGCGATGACAACAGTATTGGCGAAGCCTATGGCTCGAACTTTGCTCGGCTCAAAAGCATAAAACAGCAATTCGACCCCGCCAATCTATTTAGGATTAATCAAAATATTGTCCCCTAA
- the tnpC gene encoding IS66 family transposase: MTTEQPDNIEQLKKMLAMLQHENQVLNAKNKDLENRLNIALEQLQLNRNKQFGQRSEKMPKGTFNEAEQDQSTNKNENKQQGKTGRKRLPEHLEREERSYTLDSPMCDCCGHVMRECGVQESEQVNIIPEKISVIKHRQTKYACRECETTSTSTSVITAPKPAQPIPQSIASPEALAAVVTAKYCDALPLYRLTDIFARGGLNISRATLANWCIASAELVRPLIAAMKANLLAQSTLCADETTVQVLDEPDRKAATKSYMWVYRSNEFSDNPVVIYDYQPSRARSCPEAFLADYAGYLQCDGYSVYDNIEGIMPVGCWAHARRKFHDALAVQPKKTGKATVGINYIQKLYAIEKRAKTLPPDKRKSLRQEKAEPILTSLHEWLEKSEKTVLPKSKIGVAIKYTLNQWEKLRRYLESGELGIDNNVTERDIRPFTTGRKNWMFCQSVNGAKASAALYSLVMTCRANDINPYFYFQKLFTELPQRDKFADLSDLLPWHADLKA; this comes from the coding sequence ATGACAACTGAACAGCCTGATAATATTGAACAACTAAAAAAAATGCTGGCAATGTTGCAGCATGAAAATCAGGTGCTCAATGCTAAAAATAAAGACTTGGAAAACCGCCTTAATATCGCTTTGGAACAATTGCAACTCAACCGCAATAAGCAGTTTGGTCAACGCAGTGAGAAAATGCCGAAAGGCACATTCAATGAAGCTGAGCAGGATCAATCCACAAATAAAAATGAAAATAAACAACAAGGTAAAACGGGTCGAAAACGATTACCTGAGCACCTTGAACGTGAAGAAAGATCTTATACTCTTGACAGCCCTATGTGCGATTGCTGTGGTCATGTGATGCGTGAATGCGGTGTGCAAGAAAGCGAACAAGTCAACATTATTCCAGAGAAGATCAGCGTCATTAAGCACAGGCAAACCAAGTATGCTTGCCGTGAATGTGAAACAACATCAACCAGTACCTCTGTCATTACCGCGCCTAAGCCTGCACAGCCGATCCCCCAGAGTATCGCCAGCCCTGAAGCGCTTGCGGCTGTGGTGACCGCCAAATACTGTGATGCCCTACCGCTTTATCGGTTAACCGACATATTTGCCCGTGGCGGTTTAAATATTAGCCGCGCTACACTGGCCAATTGGTGCATAGCCAGTGCCGAATTAGTTAGGCCGTTAATTGCTGCGATGAAAGCTAATCTACTCGCTCAATCAACGCTGTGCGCAGATGAAACAACGGTGCAAGTATTGGATGAACCAGATAGAAAAGCAGCAACTAAATCCTATATGTGGGTCTATCGCAGCAATGAATTTAGCGATAACCCTGTTGTTATTTATGATTATCAACCGAGTCGTGCACGCAGTTGCCCAGAAGCATTTCTAGCAGATTATGCCGGATATTTACAATGTGATGGTTACAGTGTTTACGACAATATAGAAGGAATAATGCCAGTCGGGTGCTGGGCACACGCCAGACGCAAATTCCACGATGCCTTAGCGGTGCAACCGAAGAAAACCGGCAAAGCAACAGTCGGTATCAATTATATTCAAAAACTGTATGCAATAGAAAAGCGGGCAAAAACATTACCGCCCGATAAGCGAAAATCACTCCGGCAGGAAAAGGCTGAGCCAATCTTAACATCGTTGCATGAATGGTTAGAAAAAAGCGAGAAAACAGTCCTACCCAAAAGTAAAATTGGGGTAGCAATCAAGTACACATTGAATCAGTGGGAAAAACTGAGACGTTACCTTGAATCAGGTGAATTAGGCATTGATAATAATGTCACTGAACGCGATATCAGGCCGTTTACGACGGGGCGGAAAAACTGGATGTTCTGCCAATCGGTAAATGGTGCAAAAGCCAGTGCTGCACTTTATAGCTTGGTGATGACTTGCCGTGCCAACGATATTAACCCGTACTTTTACTTCCAAAAACTTTTCACGGAACTGCCACAACGGGATAAATTTGCTGATTTAAGTGATTTATTACCTTGGCATGCCGATCTAAAAGCTTGA
- a CDS encoding sulfotransferase family protein, giving the protein MPKPTLANKLPHKVFIIGLPRTGTTSVSVALLEQGLTVAHQAFTKQAFMLADAVSDAPCFSDYQQLDVLFPKAKFVYLDRPVDKWLPSMQMLLSRMLVHLDKHNGRFHPLMKRSFNHCFDIWQVEDVFDDKHLTACYQRHQQQVFSYFAGRDDFLSIDISVAGSFAALLQFIGLPQPNEVEFPLLQFPQLNFPQLNMGRNVASWDEYKHPNKISANASGPDKRKFFDYQL; this is encoded by the coding sequence ATGCCTAAACCGACTTTGGCAAATAAGCTGCCCCATAAAGTGTTTATTATCGGCTTGCCGCGAACGGGTACTACCAGCGTGAGTGTAGCCTTGCTTGAGCAAGGGTTAACCGTTGCCCACCAAGCCTTTACTAAGCAGGCGTTTATGTTGGCCGATGCGGTATCGGATGCGCCGTGCTTTAGTGATTATCAGCAGCTTGATGTGTTATTCCCCAAGGCAAAGTTTGTCTATTTAGATAGGCCGGTAGATAAGTGGCTGCCGTCGATGCAAATGTTACTCAGCAGAATGTTAGTGCATTTAGATAAACACAATGGCCGCTTTCATCCGCTGATGAAGCGCAGTTTTAACCATTGCTTTGATATATGGCAGGTTGAAGATGTGTTTGATGACAAGCATTTAACGGCCTGTTATCAACGCCACCAGCAACAAGTGTTCAGTTATTTTGCTGGTCGCGATGACTTTTTATCCATTGATATTAGTGTTGCAGGCAGCTTTGCCGCGCTATTGCAGTTTATCGGCTTGCCTCAGCCAAATGAGGTTGAATTTCCGCTACTTCAATTTCCACAACTGAATTTTCCGCAGCTAAATATGGGCCGTAATGTGGCCAGCTGGGATGAATATAAACACCCCAACAAGATTAGCGCCAATGCCTCAGGGCCCGATAAACGCAAGTTTTTTGATTACCAACTGTAA